The Candidatus Cloacimonadaceae bacterium DNA window TTCAGTGGGTTCGATAATGCCGGGATACCATTTGTCCGCCGTGTAGATGGGAACATAGACAAAGAAGGTGGTGCCGGAGCCGACTTTGCTTTCCACGCGGATGGCGCCATGATGAGCTTGGACGATGTTGTGGACGATCGAAAGCCCCAGACCGGTGCCTTCGGTGGCGCTTTTGGTAGTGAAATAGGGATCAAAGATGTGTTCCAGCAGGTTTTCCTCGATGCCGTTGCCATTGTCGCGCACCGCGATCTTGAGATAACGGCTCTGTCCGAGTTCCGGGAAGGCGATCATGTCCCGGCTGCTGAAGGAGACCTCATCCACGCTGATTTCAAGCATGCCATGATCGGAATCGATGGCGTGCATGGAATTTGTTCCGAGGTTGATGATGATTTGATGTATCTGACCGGGAACGGCGATTACTGCACTGTCTTCCACCTGATAGCGTTCCACGATATTGATATTGCGCGGCAGATAGGACTTGAGAAAGCGGACGGATTCCTTGACGTGGTCAACGAGCTCGATCAGTTCTGTCTTGGATTCTTCCTGGCGAGAGAAGGAGATCAGGTGGCGGATCATTTCCTTGGCGCGGTTTGCGGATTTGAGAACTTCGAGCAGTTTTTGAGCGCTGTCCGATTCGGGATCGAGATCGTCCGCCGCCAATTCCGTGTATCCGATCACGGCGGAGAGGACATTATTAAAGTCGTGAGCGATGCCGCCGGTCAATCTGCCAATGGCTTCCAGGCGCTGGGTGCGTTTGAGTTGTTCCTCACGCAGGATATCATAGGTGACGTCCTTGCAGCTCGCGATGATGCTGGAGAGGCGTCCGTCAAAATCGATCACGGGTTTGACCACCATATCCAGAGTGATCTTTGAGCCGTCCTTGCGGATCATGTCGATCTTGCCGCGCCAGGGTTGTGAGCTGCGCACTCTCAGCCAGGATAGTTGCATTTCGCGGCGGCTGTTTTGATCGAGGGGCAGATATTCGACCGGCTTACCCAACAATTCGTCGCGGTAGTAGCCGGTGGTTTTTTCAAAGACGGTGTTCACATAGCGGATGAAACCTTCGGCATTGAAGATAACGATGCCTTCCCCGGCTTGCTCGATCGCCTGAATGAGCACGGTGATGTCCTCGTCGCTCTGTTTTTTGTGCAGGGCAAAGGCGATCTGTTCGGAGATCGATTCCAGCAGCCGGAGGTCGTCCTGGATATAGAGGTCGCTCTGGGTGTAGCTCTGCAGGGCCATGGCTCCCATGACGTTTCCGGAAAGCACCAAAGGCACGCCGAGGAAGTTTTTACAAAGTATTCCGGCAATGGGTTTGAGCTGGTTTCGGCTGTTGATTTCCTCTTCGTTCAAGAGCACGGATTGTGCCTCGGCGATGATCATCGCGGTCAGCGAATTGGAGTTGTCGGCATCGACCGGACTGGCGTCCTCGCCCATTTCGTCCACCAGATAGGGGAAGGTGATGAGCTTGCTTTTATCGTCATACAACGCTATGAAGAAGTTGTTTACGTTTAGCAGCCGACCGAGGGATTCGTGGATGACCTGAAAGAGTTCTTCCAGCGAGATATCTTCGTTCACGGCATGGCTGATGCGGTGCAACATGGAAGTGACCACTTCGGAGCGGTAGATTGGGCTGAGATCCGTCTCCACGATGGCAAAGAGACGCTCCTTACCGGTTTGGATGGGCAGAATAGTTCGTTTAAAAGCATGCAGTTTGTGCCGCGAATCGAGGAAGCGATATTCCGTCACCTGCTGTTCCAATTGGCTGTCCGTAATCAGTTTGTGGATATACTCAGGGGTTATTTTGTGGCGTTCGTCCAGATCAATGTTAGAACAAAAGTCCGTATAGATTTCCCATACAAATCTGCCGGCAATGTTGTGGATCGGGATCCCCGTAAGATTGGAAAAAGCCTGGTTGACCAGCATGGCTCTGCCTTCCTTATCAAAGAGCAGAATGCCTTCGGAGGCTTGTTCAAAGATGCAGCGGAAAAGAACCTCGCTTTCTTCAAGCTCCTTACGAACCCCTTCCAGACGAGTGAGATCCTGAATCACAACAATCACGTTTTGATAGTCTTTGAGATCAGGACCCGGGATGTTCCAAGATATCCTGAAAAATATCTTATTTCCTTCCAGATCATAATTAACGCCCTGTCCGTCAAAGTGTTTATTGCCTTCGCTGATGGCGATGATGGATTCCAGCAGGCAGTCCAGGGCTTCGTCCTTGAAGATCAGATGAATGGATTCCATCAGATGCGATTTGCTTTTCGCCTTGAACAGACGCAGAGTGGCATCGTTGACGTCCACCACATTCAGCAGCCCGATGCACTCCAGAAAGCGTTCAGGATAAGTGAGAAAATAGGCACGGATATCATTCACGCCAATACTGCGCAGCTTGAGGATATACTCGTTAACCTTGGAGAAATCCTCCACCCAGATCGAAACCGGTGAATTGTTAAACAGCATCCGGTAGAAAGCACTTGAGGTTTGATTCATCTTAAATACTCAACAGTCTTTGTGTTTCAAGGGCGATCATCAGTTCTTCGTTGGTGGGAACTTTCAGCACTGTGACGGGGCTGCCGGGGGTGCTGATCAGTTCGATCTCATCGGTGAACTTGGCATTGGCATCAAGATCGAGATGAATACCCAAAGCCTCCATGTTTTCGCAGACCTGGGCGCGCATAATGGGCATGCGTTCACCCACTCCGCCGGTGAAAATG harbors:
- a CDS encoding PAS domain S-box protein, whose amino-acid sequence is MNQTSSAFYRMLFNNSPVSIWVEDFSKVNEYILKLRSIGVNDIRAYFLTYPERFLECIGLLNVVDVNDATLRLFKAKSKSHLMESIHLIFKDEALDCLLESIIAISEGNKHFDGQGVNYDLEGNKIFFRISWNIPGPDLKDYQNVIVVIQDLTRLEGVRKELEESEVLFRCIFEQASEGILLFDKEGRAMLVNQAFSNLTGIPIHNIAGRFVWEIYTDFCSNIDLDERHKITPEYIHKLITDSQLEQQVTEYRFLDSRHKLHAFKRTILPIQTGKERLFAIVETDLSPIYRSEVVTSMLHRISHAVNEDISLEELFQVIHESLGRLLNVNNFFIALYDDKSKLITFPYLVDEMGEDASPVDADNSNSLTAMIIAEAQSVLLNEEEINSRNQLKPIAGILCKNFLGVPLVLSGNVMGAMALQSYTQSDLYIQDDLRLLESISEQIAFALHKKQSDEDITVLIQAIEQAGEGIVIFNAEGFIRYVNTVFEKTTGYYRDELLGKPVEYLPLDQNSRREMQLSWLRVRSSQPWRGKIDMIRKDGSKITLDMVVKPVIDFDGRLSSIIASCKDVTYDILREEQLKRTQRLEAIGRLTGGIAHDFNNVLSAVIGYTELAADDLDPESDSAQKLLEVLKSANRAKEMIRHLISFSRQEESKTELIELVDHVKESVRFLKSYLPRNINIVERYQVEDSAVIAVPGQIHQIIINLGTNSMHAIDSDHGMLEISVDEVSFSSRDMIAFPELGQSRYLKIAVRDNGNGIEENLLEHIFDPYFTTKSATEGTGLGLSIVHNIVQAHHGAIRVESKVGSGTTFFVYVPIYTADKWYPGIIEPTENADIAGNETIMFVDDEPILVNVFRQGLMKLGYKVEGFTDPRKALEYFKKNHLNIDIVLTDTTMPYMNGVDLAEKLMAIKCGIPVVVCTGFSTLISEEDARRRGIRDFVMKPIKIKDIATLARDILDQDKRKFDADRLTPE